In one Pseudomonas sp. 31-12 genomic region, the following are encoded:
- a CDS encoding tyrosine-type recombinase/integrase, protein MAGRIGLVAAFGSISAFAAVAFSVRFGSVATGLVTKDGMPGRIRIFEQTGVSADLYSSHSMRRGFATWASANGWDLKALMKYVGWKDMKSAMRYIDSSDSFGELAMASALTASVSLPEQKTSSPQP, encoded by the coding sequence ATGGCCGGACGCATAGGCTTGGTTGCCGCATTCGGGTCAATCAGCGCGTTCGCAGCTGTAGCTTTCTCTGTGAGGTTCGGGTCGGTGGCAACCGGTTTAGTTACGAAAGACGGGATGCCCGGACGCATACGAATCTTCGAGCAGACTGGCGTATCGGCTGACCTCTATAGCAGTCATTCCATGCGACGCGGATTCGCGACCTGGGCTTCAGCGAACGGCTGGGATTTAAAAGCACTGATGAAGTACGTCGGATGGAAGGATATGAAGTCAGCTATGCGCTACATCGACAGCTCAGATTCCTTTGGAGAATTAGCGATGGCGTCTGCACTCACCGCTTCTGTCTCACTCCCTGAGCAAAAAACATCATCGCCTCAACCATGA
- a CDS encoding IS66 family transposase: protein MTSLPNLDHLPPEQLRALAAQLMQRVETLDHQVDTLGKTVETMGKTVETMGKKINRDQTVIEKLTHEIAQLKRLKFAKRSEQMNSEQASLLDDLIDTDIAAIEAELQALQTVPAATEKKQKPKRTALPAEFPRTLIHHEPDNTHCPCGCALKRIGEDVSEKLDYMPGVFTVERHVRGKWVCDDCETLIQAPVPAQVIDKGIPTAGLLAHVMIAKFADHLPLYRQESIFGRAGLAIPRSTLAQWVGVTGVQLQPLVDALRDVVLGQQVIHADETPVQMLMPGTKKTHRSYVWAYATSQFSDLAAVVYDFSPSRAGEHARNFLQDWRGKLVCDDFGGYKASFELGVTEIGCMAHARRKFFELHATNKSTLAEQALRYIQLLYEIEREVRDLEPDLRRRIRQEKAVPVMNMLHAWMIAQRDLVPEGSAISRALDYSLKRWAALSRYLGDGAVPIDNNWCENQIRPWALGRKNWLFAGSLRSGKRAAAIMSLIQSARLNGHDPYAYLKDVLTRLPTQRANEIDQLLPHKWQPV, encoded by the coding sequence ATGACTTCGCTACCCAATCTCGATCACCTGCCCCCTGAACAACTGCGCGCCTTGGCGGCGCAGTTGATGCAGCGTGTCGAAACGCTCGACCACCAGGTCGACACGCTGGGCAAGACGGTAGAGACGATGGGTAAAACCGTTGAGACGATGGGCAAGAAGATCAACCGCGATCAGACGGTGATCGAGAAGCTGACCCACGAGATCGCCCAGCTCAAGCGTTTGAAGTTTGCCAAGCGCAGCGAGCAGATGAATTCTGAGCAGGCCAGTTTGCTCGATGACCTGATCGATACCGATATCGCAGCGATTGAAGCAGAGCTTCAGGCCTTGCAGACAGTGCCAGCGGCGACCGAGAAAAAGCAGAAACCCAAGCGCACTGCATTACCGGCTGAGTTTCCACGCACACTGATCCATCACGAACCGGACAACACTCACTGCCCATGCGGCTGCGCCCTCAAGCGCATCGGTGAGGACGTTAGCGAGAAGCTGGACTACATGCCCGGCGTGTTCACCGTCGAACGCCATGTCCGTGGCAAGTGGGTCTGCGATGACTGCGAAACGCTGATCCAGGCACCGGTTCCGGCGCAGGTTATTGATAAGGGCATCCCGACTGCGGGCCTACTTGCACACGTCATGATTGCCAAGTTTGCTGACCATCTGCCGCTTTACCGTCAGGAATCGATCTTCGGTCGAGCAGGCTTGGCGATTCCACGTTCAACATTGGCTCAATGGGTTGGCGTGACGGGCGTGCAGTTGCAGCCTCTGGTCGACGCGCTGCGCGACGTAGTGCTTGGGCAACAAGTCATCCACGCCGATGAAACACCGGTGCAGATGCTCATGCCGGGAACAAAGAAAACTCACCGTTCCTATGTGTGGGCCTACGCCACCAGCCAGTTCTCGGACTTGGCAGCGGTGGTTTATGACTTCAGTCCCAGCCGTGCCGGTGAGCATGCTCGCAACTTCCTGCAAGACTGGAGGGGCAAGCTGGTCTGCGACGATTTTGGCGGCTACAAGGCCAGCTTTGAACTCGGCGTGACCGAGATTGGGTGCATGGCCCATGCACGGCGCAAGTTCTTCGAACTGCACGCTACGAATAAAAGCACGCTCGCCGAGCAAGCCCTGCGCTATATCCAGTTGTTGTACGAAATCGAAAGAGAAGTCCGCGACCTGGAGCCGGATTTAAGGCGCCGAATACGGCAAGAAAAAGCCGTCCCAGTGATGAATATGCTGCATGCCTGGATGATCGCCCAGCGTGACCTCGTGCCCGAAGGCTCGGCCATCAGCAGAGCACTCGATTACAGCCTGAAACGCTGGGCAGCGCTGTCGCGCTACCTTGGTGACGGGGCCGTACCCATAGATAACAACTGGTGTGAGAACCAGATCCGCCCTTGGGCTCTTGGACGTAAAAATTGGCTCTTCGCAGGGTCGCTGCGCAGCGGAAAACGTGCGGCAGCGATCATGAGTTTGATCCAGTCTGCGCGGCTGAATGGGCATGATCCGTATGCTTACTTGAAAGATGTACTCACACGCCTGCCGACGCAGCGGGCGAATGAAATCGATCAGTTGTTGCCGCATAAGTGGCAACCGGTTTAA
- the tnpB gene encoding IS66 family insertion sequence element accessory protein TnpB (TnpB, as the term is used for proteins encoded by IS66 family insertion elements, is considered an accessory protein, since TnpC, encoded by a neighboring gene, is a DDE family transposase.), whose protein sequence is MIRIDSIWLATEPMDMRAGTETALAKVIAVFGAAQPHCAYLFANRRANRMKVLVHDGFGIWLAARRLNQGKFHWPGIRHGSEMELDAEQLQALVLGLPWQRAGSEGSITLL, encoded by the coding sequence ATGATTCGCATCGACTCCATCTGGCTCGCCACCGAACCGATGGACATGCGCGCAGGCACCGAAACGGCGTTAGCCAAGGTGATCGCAGTGTTCGGTGCGGCGCAGCCGCACTGCGCTTATCTGTTCGCCAACCGCCGCGCCAATCGCATGAAAGTGCTGGTGCATGACGGCTTCGGAATATGGCTGGCGGCGCGCCGGTTGAACCAAGGCAAGTTCCACTGGCCTGGCATTCGCCATGGTTCTGAGATGGAACTGGATGCCGAGCAACTTCAGGCATTGGTGCTGGGTCTGCCATGGCAACGCGCAGGTTCTGAAGGCTCGATCACACTGCTTTAA
- a CDS encoding transposase has product MQPTRRSYSKSFKAQVIQECAQPGASIASVALGHSLNANLVHKWIRLQAQKSPALPPAFIPLAMPLAGANSHPASSNICVEIQHPRGTIKVNWPTESAAACATFLRDLLR; this is encoded by the coding sequence ATGCAGCCAACACGCCGTTCCTATTCCAAGTCCTTCAAGGCCCAGGTCATTCAAGAGTGTGCACAGCCCGGCGCTTCGATTGCCAGCGTCGCGCTCGGCCATAGCCTCAACGCAAACCTCGTCCACAAATGGATTCGGCTGCAAGCGCAGAAAAGCCCGGCGCTCCCACCTGCATTTATTCCGTTAGCCATGCCGCTGGCCGGGGCAAACTCCCATCCAGCATCATCGAATATCTGCGTTGAAATACAGCACCCGCGCGGCACCATCAAAGTGAACTGGCCAACTGAAAGTGCTGCCGCCTGTGCGACTTTTCTTCGAGACCTTTTGCGATGA
- a CDS encoding DNA-binding protein, with protein MARGGINRAIVQIARDALIARGVNPSINAVRVELGNTGSMTTIARYLGELGKGDPLPMGRRERLSDELSGLVGQVLDRLLEEGAEEVAEARAELDKYRASVNEQLSQTQAALAELQRQHDNLQAALDIQAGELSTCQSSLQSELTRNARLSQSCADLEVRVHEKDEQVRSLEEKHLHSRDALEHYRNAVKEQRDQEQQRHEGQVQQVQVELRQLQQTLMVKQDELTRLNRDNERLLSEARQQAKAATTHEDAALRLTGEIAAMKTAVAKADGAKEALQEQLGLSHAESRRLEEGLSRASAQLTEAQRLSEQYFAELTQLRQTMDHPAVENQSKNQIENQSKNATK; from the coding sequence ATGGCACGGGGCGGTATTAACAGGGCAATCGTCCAGATAGCACGGGATGCGCTGATCGCTCGAGGTGTAAATCCCAGCATCAACGCTGTGCGGGTCGAGCTTGGAAATACTGGTTCTATGACGACCATTGCCCGATATCTAGGCGAACTCGGGAAAGGAGATCCACTCCCGATGGGGCGCCGAGAACGCTTGAGTGATGAACTCAGCGGTTTGGTTGGTCAGGTGTTGGATCGCCTGCTTGAAGAGGGCGCCGAAGAAGTGGCCGAAGCCCGAGCTGAGCTCGATAAGTACCGAGCGTCAGTCAATGAGCAACTTTCGCAAACGCAAGCCGCTCTGGCGGAATTGCAACGCCAGCACGATAACCTTCAGGCAGCGCTCGACATCCAGGCCGGAGAGCTGAGTACGTGCCAAAGCAGTTTGCAGTCCGAGCTCACTCGCAACGCTCGCCTGAGCCAAAGCTGTGCTGACCTAGAAGTACGGGTACATGAGAAAGACGAGCAGGTTCGTTCGCTGGAAGAAAAGCACCTGCACTCTAGAGATGCGCTTGAGCATTACCGTAATGCTGTCAAGGAGCAGCGAGATCAGGAGCAGCAACGGCACGAAGGACAGGTGCAGCAAGTTCAGGTTGAGCTGCGCCAACTCCAGCAGACATTGATGGTCAAGCAGGACGAACTGACTCGACTCAACAGAGATAACGAGCGCTTGCTGAGTGAGGCGCGGCAGCAGGCCAAAGCAGCGACGACGCATGAAGACGCGGCGCTTCGATTGACCGGTGAGATTGCCGCCATGAAGACAGCAGTTGCCAAGGCTGACGGTGCGAAAGAAGCACTTCAGGAACAGCTTGGTCTGTCCCACGCGGAATCTAGGCGGCTAGAGGAGGGCCTGTCGCGGGCAAGTGCGCAATTGACCGAAGCCCAAAGACTGTCGGAACAATATTTTGCGGAGCTCACTCAGTTACGGCAAACCATGGATCACCCTGCCGTTGAAAACCAGAGCAAAAACCAAATCGAAAACCAAAGCAAAAACGCCACAAAATAA
- a CDS encoding helix-turn-helix domain-containing protein, translating to MPLRDPLAAVIRLVRSARGLAKEDFHGQLDAKHVYNLEHAKASVTLDTLEILAEHLDVEPLALLAVAASFQKQQSPEDFLKYLNKEIKKLKDLGVLEGLPTQFVDGALKPRLPGQRTPPEKVDAVLRCRAHGLTQKQASDILGIPTSTVGRIWKRIEE from the coding sequence ATGCCGTTGAGAGATCCGTTGGCAGCAGTCATCCGCCTCGTTCGGTCGGCCCGTGGCCTGGCGAAAGAAGATTTCCATGGCCAATTGGATGCCAAGCATGTCTATAACTTGGAGCACGCCAAGGCCAGTGTGACCCTCGACACGCTGGAAATTCTCGCTGAACATCTGGATGTAGAGCCGCTGGCTCTCCTCGCCGTTGCGGCGAGTTTTCAAAAACAGCAGTCCCCCGAAGACTTTCTCAAGTACCTCAACAAAGAGATCAAGAAGCTGAAAGATCTGGGGGTTTTGGAGGGATTGCCGACGCAGTTCGTAGACGGCGCCTTGAAACCTCGGCTGCCAGGTCAGCGCACTCCTCCGGAGAAGGTCGACGCCGTACTCCGATGCCGCGCACACGGGCTGACTCAAAAGCAGGCTTCGGACATTCTGGGTATTCCGACATCAACGGTCGGAAGAATCTGGAAGCGCATTGAGGAGTGA
- a CDS encoding metallophosphoesterase family protein: protein MKLQIYSDLHNEFASFAAPIGAADVAILAGDIHTKTRGVVWAGETFSCPVIYVCGNHEFYGGHIDHTLEKMKEAASPHVHVLENEVFVWNQTRFLCATGWTDFSATGDIGAATRIAWEWMNDFRVILADDSFRKLRPCDLVNRNHATHDWLAHELDKPFDGKTVVVTHHAPVPEVVGDKHEGHLIAAYTNGWHALLEKADLWVFGHTHRAIDVKQGRCRVVSNPRGYPREDIGFDPSLVVGL, encoded by the coding sequence ATGAAGCTCCAAATTTATTCAGATTTGCACAACGAGTTCGCCTCCTTCGCGGCGCCTATTGGCGCCGCGGATGTCGCCATTCTCGCGGGCGACATTCATACGAAGACCAGAGGTGTGGTGTGGGCCGGCGAGACCTTTTCTTGCCCGGTGATTTACGTCTGCGGCAACCATGAGTTTTATGGTGGCCACATCGATCACACGCTGGAAAAAATGAAGGAAGCTGCCTCACCGCACGTCCATGTCTTAGAAAATGAGGTCTTTGTTTGGAATCAAACACGGTTCCTTTGCGCCACTGGGTGGACTGATTTTTCCGCTACCGGCGATATCGGGGCCGCGACGCGAATTGCATGGGAGTGGATGAATGATTTCCGTGTGATCCTTGCTGATGACAGCTTCCGTAAGCTGCGCCCCTGTGACCTGGTCAACCGAAATCATGCAACGCACGACTGGCTTGCCCATGAACTGGATAAGCCTTTCGACGGCAAAACAGTTGTCGTGACGCATCACGCACCTGTGCCCGAAGTGGTCGGGGATAAGCATGAGGGGCATCTGATCGCTGCTTACACCAACGGCTGGCATGCGCTTCTGGAAAAAGCGGATCTCTGGGTTTTCGGTCATACGCATCGCGCCATCGACGTCAAGCAAGGCCGGTGTCGCGTGGTCTCTAACCCACGCGGCTACCCACGGGAAGACATTGGTTTTGATCCTAGTCTGGTGGTCGGCCTTTAA